A portion of the Chelatococcus sp. HY11 genome contains these proteins:
- a CDS encoding CBS domain-containing protein codes for MRVRDVMSTRLVTISPEHSVWHAAQIMLSEHVSGLPVLDDARALVGLITEGDLLRRSELGTPLADGGVEARARAYVRSRSWKVGALMSSPLLTIEEDEPLSQVAQLLGAHRIKRLPVLRGARLVGIVSRADLLKVISAGGPDAEVKGDAAVLRALRARLEEAGTVLDRQPELHVTAGRVHVTGAMRSQEEIEVVRMVVDSVVGSGFKDDLTVEKEPG; via the coding sequence ATGCGCGTGCGGGATGTGATGTCGACCCGGTTGGTCACGATCAGCCCCGAGCACAGCGTCTGGCACGCCGCGCAGATCATGCTCAGTGAACATGTGAGTGGCCTTCCGGTGCTGGATGACGCCCGGGCCCTGGTCGGCCTGATTACCGAAGGCGACCTGCTGCGGCGCTCCGAGCTTGGAACGCCCCTCGCAGACGGGGGCGTGGAAGCGCGCGCCCGCGCCTATGTCCGAAGCCGGAGCTGGAAGGTCGGCGCGCTCATGTCGTCGCCGCTCCTGACGATCGAGGAGGATGAGCCGCTGTCGCAGGTGGCGCAGCTGCTCGGCGCTCATCGGATCAAACGGCTGCCGGTGCTGCGCGGCGCACGACTGGTGGGCATCGTCAGCCGGGCAGACCTGCTCAAGGTCATTTCGGCCGGCGGTCCCGACGCCGAGGTCAAGGGTGATGCGGCCGTATTGCGGGCGTTGCGGGCACGGCTCGAGGAGGCTGGCACCGTGCTGGACCGGCAGCCGGAGCTCCATGTCACGGCCGGCCGGGTGCACGTAACCGGCGCCATGCGCTCCCAGGAGGAGATCGAAGTCGTGCGGATGGTGGTCGACAGCGTGGTGGGATCGGGATTTAAGGATGATTTGACAGTCGAGAAGGAGCCTGGATGA
- a CDS encoding hydroxyacid dehydrogenase, with amino-acid sequence MRVVLFEAEDWEKKACARLMRQHDVRCTTVPLNITTVGEFKDAEVISPFVASRLDAGIIHRLPELKLIATRSAGYDHIDLAACRQHGVAIANVPDYGDATVAEHAFALLLALARNIVESVALTRRGGFSMAGTRGLELRDKVIAVVGTGRIGRRTIEIARGFGMRVVAFDQIQDAAAATRWGFTYGPLDAVLAQADVVTLHVPSSSTTAGLIGARQFEAMKEGAILINTARGNVVDTEALVRALASGKLRAAGLDVLPQEPLIREEAEIFRQDMTVDAVDLKALVANHVLLRFPNVLVTPHNAYNTDAALRRIIDTTLANVEGFAAGRPVNLVGVA; translated from the coding sequence ATGAGGGTTGTTCTGTTCGAGGCGGAGGACTGGGAGAAGAAAGCCTGCGCTAGATTGATGCGTCAGCACGACGTCCGTTGCACGACAGTTCCGCTCAACATCACTACGGTCGGCGAGTTCAAGGACGCGGAGGTGATCAGTCCTTTCGTGGCCTCCCGCCTCGATGCGGGCATCATCCATCGACTGCCCGAGCTGAAGCTCATCGCAACCCGTTCGGCGGGATACGACCATATCGACCTGGCCGCCTGCCGGCAGCACGGCGTCGCCATTGCCAACGTGCCGGATTACGGGGATGCGACAGTCGCCGAACATGCCTTCGCTCTGCTGTTAGCGCTGGCGCGCAACATCGTTGAGAGCGTCGCGCTCACGCGACGCGGCGGCTTCTCAATGGCCGGCACGCGCGGCCTCGAATTGCGTGACAAGGTCATCGCGGTTGTCGGGACAGGGCGCATCGGGCGCCGCACGATCGAGATCGCGCGCGGCTTCGGCATGCGTGTCGTCGCATTCGATCAAATCCAGGACGCTGCCGCGGCGACACGGTGGGGATTCACCTATGGCCCCCTCGACGCAGTCCTGGCGCAGGCCGATGTGGTGACGCTGCATGTGCCGTCATCGTCCACGACGGCGGGGTTGATCGGCGCACGGCAGTTCGAGGCCATGAAGGAGGGGGCCATCCTCATCAACACGGCGCGCGGCAATGTGGTCGACACAGAGGCGCTGGTGCGGGCGCTGGCAAGCGGCAAGTTGCGCGCGGCCGGTCTCGACGTGCTGCCGCAGGAGCCGCTGATCCGCGAGGAGGCCGAGATCTTCCGCCAGGACATGACGGTCGACGCGGTTGATCTCAAGGCGCTTGTCGCCAACCACGTGCTGCTGCGCTTTCCGAACGTTCTGGTCACGCCGCACAACGCTTACAACACCGACGCGGCGCTGCGACGTATCATCGACACCACCCTTGCCAACGTCGAAGGCTTTGCGGCCGGTCGCCCGGTCAATCTCGTCGGGGTAGCCTGA
- a CDS encoding DUF6629 family protein, translating to MCLSAQVSLGAAAILIPAGAVAGASAWRQDRRYVMIATLPFLFGLQQLVEGIVWIEGRAGNLHHVAQYSLLYMFFTWIAWPIWVPLSAYSLESGGRRNLILLFVIAGSMLGGLQFIPYFVHDGWLTTTYLRWAVRYQDVNLLDGLVSRVVTYAIYVTVIIVPFLLVRDWGIKIFGLLVAGVLVVTYVFFSYAYISVFCFGGAVISAYLLAMIWHRRHISSR from the coding sequence ATGTGCCTGTCTGCACAGGTCAGTCTGGGCGCCGCCGCCATCCTCATCCCGGCCGGCGCGGTTGCCGGCGCGTCGGCATGGCGGCAGGATCGCCGCTATGTGATGATCGCTACACTGCCATTTCTTTTCGGCCTGCAGCAATTGGTGGAGGGAATTGTCTGGATCGAGGGCCGTGCTGGCAACCTGCATCACGTCGCCCAATATTCCCTGCTTTATATGTTCTTCACCTGGATTGCCTGGCCGATCTGGGTACCTCTGTCGGCCTACAGCCTGGAGAGCGGTGGGCGCCGGAACCTCATCCTTTTGTTCGTCATCGCGGGCTCAATGCTGGGCGGCCTGCAGTTCATCCCATACTTTGTCCACGACGGCTGGCTGACGACGACGTACCTGCGCTGGGCGGTCCGCTACCAGGACGTCAATCTGCTTGACGGGCTTGTCTCGCGGGTTGTGACCTATGCGATCTACGTCACCGTCATCATCGTGCCGTTCCTCCTGGTGCGCGACTGGGGGATCAAGATTTTCGGCCTGCTCGTCGCCGGCGTCCTCGTCGTCACCTATGTGTTCTTCTCCTACGCCTATATCTCGGTGTTCTGCTTTGGGGGCGCCGTCATTTCCGCCTATTTGCTGGCGATGATCTGGCATAGACGCCACATATCATCGCGCTGA
- a CDS encoding SDR family NAD(P)-dependent oxidoreductase, whose translation MTTARIIASSILAAGDVLTAAVRKPESMSDLTERYGERLVVEKLDVTVTGDIAPVVARAQARRPVDIVVNNAGGGVIGATEEMSDADIEEQIALNLMAPVHITRAFIPAMRERRSGRIIQISSASGQGSLPTSSMYHAAKWGLEGFSECLRQELEPFDVFVTLIEPGGVRSSFGGNLKFASAIAAYRDTPAGAMRSLFESAGDELYTLDPQKIAQAIFEIATSERPPVRVTLGGDAYEVVQNAWQSRLAFLQSQEQLARSVAFDD comes from the coding sequence CTGACAACGGCGCGGATCATAGCTTCGTCCATCCTGGCTGCCGGCGACGTGTTGACAGCCGCGGTTCGCAAACCGGAAAGCATGAGCGATCTGACCGAGAGATATGGCGAACGACTGGTGGTCGAAAAACTCGACGTCACTGTTACCGGCGACATCGCGCCGGTCGTCGCCCGGGCGCAAGCTCGGCGACCCGTGGACATCGTGGTCAACAACGCGGGCGGCGGCGTTATTGGCGCGACCGAGGAGATGTCGGACGCGGACATCGAGGAGCAGATCGCGCTCAACCTGATGGCACCCGTCCACATCACTCGCGCGTTCATTCCCGCCATGCGCGAACGCCGCAGTGGTCGGATCATCCAAATCTCGAGCGCCAGCGGCCAAGGCTCTCTTCCTACCAGCAGTATGTATCATGCCGCCAAATGGGGGCTGGAGGGCTTCAGCGAATGCCTGCGGCAGGAACTCGAGCCGTTCGACGTCTTCGTCACGCTGATTGAACCGGGCGGCGTACGCAGCAGCTTCGGGGGCAATCTGAAGTTCGCTTCGGCGATCGCCGCCTATCGCGACACTCCCGCCGGCGCCATGCGCAGTCTCTTCGAGAGCGCCGGCGATGAACTCTACACGCTCGATCCGCAGAAGATCGCCCAGGCCATCTTCGAGATCGCAACGAGCGAACGACCTCCCGTGCGTGTGACCCTGGGCGGCGACGCCTATGAGGTGGTTCAAAATGCGTGGCAATCGCGACTGGCCTTCCTGCAATCCCAAGAGCAGCTCGCCCGGTCCGTCGCCTTCGACGACTGA
- a CDS encoding group III truncated hemoglobin produces the protein MIRAVVSRFYALARVDDIIGPVFRNAVADEQWQAHLDTITDFWSSMLLGSGRYHGRPMPKHLALTELGDVHFQRWLALFRFTVTELCPPDIAALFIERSERVGNSFRLNVHMHRGQNLVHLKPLERKDYRPPHAGGTN, from the coding sequence ATGATCCGCGCCGTTGTCAGTCGGTTCTACGCGCTGGCACGGGTAGACGATATCATCGGACCGGTGTTCCGGAATGCCGTTGCGGATGAGCAGTGGCAGGCACATCTGGATACCATTACGGATTTCTGGAGCTCGATGCTGCTTGGTAGCGGGCGCTATCATGGCCGGCCAATGCCAAAGCATCTTGCGTTGACGGAACTGGGCGATGTGCATTTCCAGCGTTGGCTGGCGCTTTTTCGCTTCACCGTGACCGAACTGTGCCCGCCCGACATCGCGGCGCTTTTTATCGAGCGGTCGGAGCGGGTTGGAAACTCATTCCGCCTCAACGTCCACATGCATCGCGGGCAAAATCTGGTGCATCTCAAACCGCTGGAACGGAAAGATTATCGACCGCCTCACGCCGGTGGAACAAATTAA
- a CDS encoding type II glyceraldehyde-3-phosphate dehydrogenase produces the protein MTQRNPVRVAVNGFGVIGKRVVDAVRVQDDMELVGVSDIASDWRLRSLEQKAIPFYAASDETVGPMRDAGLPVAGTLDALLQTADIVVDCTPKRVAATNVERYRAQGIKFIVHGGEKHAVTGHSFVAESSFASAIGRQSTRVVSCNTTSIVRTLSALKRAGLLKHARGTLLRRATDPWESHKGGIMNTLVPEPEIPSHQGPDAQSVDPDLDVVTMAVKVPETLAHLHYWSVQLTRAAEKEEVLDAFRASSRIALIRTTDGLTAINTVKELMADLGRPHDNLYEVALWEDMLRTKGDELFYAYMVDNQAIVIPETIDAVRALTGLASDAASSIALTNASLGIRQRFF, from the coding sequence ATGACACAGCGCAATCCCGTCCGCGTCGCGGTGAACGGCTTCGGCGTAATCGGCAAGCGCGTGGTCGACGCCGTACGCGTCCAGGATGACATGGAGCTCGTCGGGGTGTCTGATATTGCCAGCGACTGGCGTCTGCGCTCGCTAGAACAGAAGGCGATCCCGTTCTACGCGGCCTCCGATGAGACGGTTGGCCCGATGAGGGACGCCGGCTTGCCGGTCGCCGGCACGCTCGATGCGCTGCTCCAGACGGCGGACATCGTGGTCGACTGCACGCCCAAGCGCGTCGCCGCGACCAACGTCGAACGGTACCGCGCCCAAGGCATCAAGTTCATCGTCCATGGCGGCGAGAAACACGCCGTGACCGGACACTCTTTCGTCGCAGAAAGCTCCTTTGCAAGCGCGATCGGCCGCCAATCGACGCGCGTCGTGTCCTGCAATACGACCTCCATCGTCCGCACGCTTTCCGCCCTGAAGCGCGCCGGCCTCCTGAAACACGCGCGCGGCACACTGCTGAGGCGCGCTACCGATCCGTGGGAGAGCCATAAAGGCGGGATCATGAACACGCTCGTGCCCGAGCCCGAGATCCCGAGTCATCAGGGACCCGATGCCCAGAGCGTCGATCCCGACCTCGATGTGGTGACCATGGCCGTCAAGGTTCCCGAGACGTTGGCGCATCTCCACTACTGGTCCGTCCAGTTGACCCGCGCGGCCGAAAAAGAGGAGGTCCTCGACGCTTTCCGTGCTTCGTCGCGGATCGCCCTGATCCGAACCACGGACGGGCTCACCGCGATCAATACCGTGAAGGAGCTGATGGCCGACCTCGGCCGGCCGCACGACAATCTCTACGAGGTGGCGCTCTGGGAAGACATGCTGCGCACGAAAGGCGACGAGCTGTTTTACGCCTACATGGTCGACAACCAGGCGATCGTCATTCCCGAGACGATCGATGCGGTCCGCGCTCTGACCGGCCTCGCATCGGATGCCGCGTCTTCGATCGCGCTGACGAACGCCTCGCTCGGCATCCGGCAGCGGTTCTTCTGA